A single Rattus norvegicus strain BN/NHsdMcwi chromosome 5, GRCr8, whole genome shotgun sequence DNA region contains:
- the Gpatch3 gene encoding G patch domain-containing protein 3 — translation MATPRELDEESAVYLVVSGIPAVLRSAQLRSYFSQFREQRGGGFLCFHYRHRPERGPPQASPDAAGAAPDPAAEDAAQPTASDARAVPARGSAAVQTRTCCCIVSVRGVAQAQRLLRMYSGRRWLDSQGTWLPGRCLIRRLRLPTEASDLGSFPFKTRKELQSRRAENEAFTLADLRQLPELNPPVLMPNGNVGTPLRVFLELIRSCRLPPRIITQLQLQFPKTGSSRRYGNVPFLYEDSETVEQEEHVYTADGEEIPQGACVEDPAASSMDEPEDEGQQEEEESGSEDDDDRGEEWERHEALHEDVTRQERTTERLFEEEIELKWEKGGSGLVFYTDAQFWQEEEGDFDEQTADDWDVDMSVYYDKDGGDKDARDSVQMRLERRLREGQEDGSVIGRQVGTFERHTKGIGRKVMERQGWAEGQGLGSRCSGVPEALDGDGQHPRCKRGLGYHGEKLQPFEQPKRIRGTGLGLISTIYDEPLPQDQRDSLLRRQPPTSMKFRTDMTFVRGSSCALDRPSEPE, via the exons ATGGCGACGCCCAGGGAGCTGGACGAAGAGTCGGCGGTTTACCTGGTGGTGAGTGGGATCCCGGCTGTGTTACGCTCGGCTCAGCTACGGAGCTACTTTAGCCAATTCCGAGAACAGCGCGGCGGAGGTTTTCTGTGTTTCCACTACCGGCATCGGCCCGAGAGGGGCCCTCCGCAGGCGAGTCCGGACGCGGCCGGAGCTGCCCCGGACCCTGCTGCTGAGGATGCCGCCCAGCCTACAGCCTCCGATGCCCGCGCTGTCCCCGCCCGGGGCTCTGCTGCGGTCCAGACCCGAACCTGCTGCTGCATCGTCTCGGTGAGGGGAGTGGCGCAAGCTCAGCGACTGCTTCGCATGTACTCGGGTCGCCGGTGGCTGGACTCTCAGGGGACCTGGCTTCCTGGCCGTTGTCTCATACGCAGGCTTAGGCTACCCACTGAGGCTTCAG ATCTAGGGTCCTTTCCCTTTAAGACCCGGAAGGAGCTACAGAGTCGAAGGGCAGAGAATGAAGCTTTTACCTTGGCTGACCTGAGGCAGCTCCCAGAGCTAAATCCACCAGTGCTGATGCCCAATGGCAATGTGGGCACACCCCTGCGGGTCTTTTTAGAGTTGATCCGGTCCTGCCGTCTACCACCTCGAATCATTACCCAGCTACAGCTCCAGTTCCCCAAGACAGGCTCCTCCCGGCGCTATGGCAATGTGCCCTTTCTGTATGAGGACTCAGAGACTGTGGAGCAAGAAGAGCATGTGTACACAGCAGACGGGGAGGAGATCCCCCAGGGAGCCTGCGTGGAAGATCCAGCAGCAAGCTCCATGGATGAGCCTGAGGATGAAGGGcagcaagaggaagaggagtctGGCTCGGAAGAT gACGATGACCGGGGTGAGGAGTGGGAGCGACATGAAGCGCTGCACGAGGATGTGACCAGGCAGGAGCGGACTACTGAGCGGCTCTTTGAGGAGGAGATTGAGCTCAAGTGGGAGAAGGGTGGCTCTGGCCTCGTGTTCTACACGGATGCTCAGTTCtggcaggaggaagaaggag ATTTTGATGAGCAGACAGCTGATGACTGGGACGTGGACATGAGCGTCTACTACGACAAAG ATGGTGGAGACAAGGATGCCCGGGACTCTGTCCAAATGCGCCTGGAACGGAGACTCCGTGAAGGTCAGGAAGATGGCTCTGTGATAGGACGCCAAGTCGGCACCTTTGAGCGCCACACCAAG GGCATTGGCCGGAAGGTGATGGAGCGCCAGGGCTGGGCTGAAGGCCAGGGCCTGGGTAGTAGGTGCTCCGGGGTGCCTGAGGCCCTGGATGGGGATGGCCAGCACCCTAGATGCAAGCGTGGATTGGG ATACCATGGAGAGAAGTTACAGCCATTTGAGCAACCGAAGAGGATCCGTGGAACCGGCTTGGGGCTCATTTCCACAATCTATGATGAGCCTCTGCCCCAAGACCAGAGGGACTCCTTGCTCCGGCGCCAGCCACCCACCAGCATGAAGTTTCGGACAGATATGACTTTTGTGAGAGGTTCTAGCTGTGCCTTGGACAGACCTTCAGAGCCTGAGTGA
- the Nr0b2 gene encoding nuclear receptor subfamily 0 group B member 2 yields MSSSQSGVCPCQGSASHPTILYTLLSPGPRTRPMAPASRSHCLCQQHRPVRLCAPHRTCREALDVLGKTVAFLRNLPSFCLLPHEDQRRLLEGCWGPLFLLGLAQDTVTFEVAEAPVPSILKKILLEEPNSGAQGAQPPDPPQPSLAAVQWLQHCLESFWSLELGPKEYAYLKGTILFNPDVPGLHASCHIAHLQQEAHWALCEVLEPWYPASQGRLARILLMASTLKNISCTLLVDLFFRPVIGDVDITELLEDMLLLR; encoded by the exons ATGAGCTCCAGCCAATCAGGGGTCTGCCCATGCCAGGGCTCTGCAAGCCACCCCACCATTCTCTACACACTTCTAAGCCCCGGTCCCAGGACCAGGCCCATGGCACCCGCATCTCGCAGCCACTGCCTGTGCCAGCAACACCGGCCTGTGCGCCTGTGTGCTCCACACCGCACCTGCAGGGAGGCCTTGGATGTCCTAGGCAAGACTGTAGCCTTCCTCAGGAACCTGCCGTCCTTCTGCCTCCTGCCCCATGAGGATCAGCGACGGCTGCTAGAGGGCTGCTGGGGCCCTCTCTTCCTGCTTGGGTTGGCCCAGGATACTGTGACCTTTGAGGTGGCCGAGGCTCCGGTCCCCAGCATACTTAAAAAGATCTTGCTAGAGGAACCCAACAGTGGTGCCCAGGGTGCCCAGCCACCAGACCCACCACAACCCTCACTGGCTGCCGTGCAGTGGCTGCAGCACTGCCTGGAGTCTTTCTGGAGCCTTGAGCTGGGTCCCAAGGAGTACGCATACCTGAAAGGCACTATCCTCTTCAACCCAG ATGTGCCAGGCCTCCATGCCTCCTGCCACATTGCACACCTGCAACAGGAGGCTCACTGGGCATTGTGTGAAGTCCTGGAGCCCTGGTACCCAGCTAGCCAAGGCCGCCTGGCCCGAATCCTCCTCATGGCTTCCACCCTCAAGAACATCTCCTGTACCCTTCTGGTAGATCTCTTCTTCCGCCCTGTCATCGGAGATGTTGACATCACTGAACTGCTTGAAGACATGCTTTTGTTGAGGTGA